A stretch of DNA from Aliarcobacter thereius LMG 24486:
AATATATATAATATTTTTACAAGAAGTGTGATTGCTTATAACATTAATAAATAAAAATGAGCTTATATAATTTTATTATTATCTATTTTTAAGATATAGTAATTATGTAAAAGAGAGTTAAATGTATTGTGTTTTTTTAGAAATGTTGAGGAGTTTCAGAATCTTTACTTGAAAGAGTTTCAAACTTTTCATCAATTCGTTTTAAAAATGCAAGTTTATGTTTTTCATCCATATTATCTTCTATCATAGATAAAATATATAAAATTCCATTTGAGTTTATTCTTTTTATTGAGGCTAAATAGTGAACAAAAGCTATCATTTTTATATCATCAATAGAGTATAATC
This window harbors:
- a CDS encoding MerR family transcriptional regulator; this translates as MALLDNQKNILPLSSIAELLDSKTRTLKMYEEKMLLPLDEDRKVKRLYSIDDIKMIAFVHYLASIKRINSNGILYILSMIEDNMDEKHKLAFLKRIDEKFETLSSKDSETPQHF